From one Trifolium pratense cultivar HEN17-A07 linkage group LG1, ARS_RC_1.1, whole genome shotgun sequence genomic stretch:
- the LOC123895276 gene encoding uncharacterized protein LOC123895276, with product MAKYINEGGSSTRPPLFEGQDYYYWKDKMELFLRSQDNNMWHVIEVGEYVPPPAKDSTTPRTSDQWTTQESDRVLLNTRAKLFIKSALNREEHDRIMECKTAKEMWETLQNHHEGSSRVKETRIDIGVRKFELFEMKEDETIDQMYGRFTIIINELNSLEKTYTAHERVRKILRSLPKDWRHIVIAITEAKDLSQLKLEDLIGSLKAHESIIQEDKPTQKRMIALESQVMEHSQNNLTVNNNSLLQDDDEEEFTLISRRIQRLMMKRNQIRNSFQRNNTRNESDLSKVQCYGCNQFGHYKNDCPKTRQKPPVKNKSMMAT from the coding sequence atgGCAAAGTATATAAATGAAGGAGGATCATCAACAAGACCACCCTTATTTGAAGGACAGGATTACTACTACTGGAAGGATAAAATGGAGCTGTTCCTTAGATCACAAGACAACAACATGTGGCATGTAATTGAAGTTGGAGAATATGTTCCACCACCAGCTAAAGATTCAACAACTCCAAGAACTTCAGATCAATGGACCACACAAGAATCTGATCGGGTACTTTTAAATACTAGagcaaaattatttataaaatctgCTTTGAACAGGGAAGAACATGATAGAATCATGGAATGCAAAACTGCTAAAGAAATGTGGGAAACTCTTCAAAATCATCATGAAGGATCAAGTCGTGTTAAAGAAACAAGGATTGATATAGGTGTGAGAAAATTTGAGTTGTTTGAAATGAAAGAAGATGAAACCATAGATCAAATGTATGGAAGATTCACAATCATTATCAATGAACTCAACTCTCTTGAAAAAACCTACACTGCACATGAAAGAGTAAGAAAGATTCTAAGAAGTTTACCAAAAGATTGGAGGCATATAGTAATAGCTATCACTGAAGCAAAGGATCTCTCTCAACTCAAATTAGAAGACTTGATTGGATCTCTGAAAGCTCATGAATCAATCATTCAAGAAGATAAACCTACACAGAAAAGGATGATTGCTCTAGAGTCACAAGTAATGGAACACTCTCAAAACAATCTGACtgtaaataataatagtttacttcaagatgatgatgaagaagaatttACACTCATTTCAAGAAgaattcaaagattgatgaTGAAAAGAAACCAGATAAGAAACTCATTTCAAAGAAATAACACCAGAAACGAAAGTGACTTGAGCAAGGTTCAATGTTATGGATGTAATCAATTTGGACATTACAAAAATGATTGTCCAAAGACAAGGCAAAAACCTCCAGTCAAAAATAAATCGATGATGGCTACCTAG